Proteins encoded within one genomic window of Haematobia irritans isolate KBUSLIRL chromosome 5, ASM5000362v1, whole genome shotgun sequence:
- the LOC142239913 gene encoding uncharacterized protein LOC142239913, translating to MSDIKNLIKSADRLIDLDMFVTSLKEDDHTVHSLNIHKQEIIRLWENFREIYEELCDTMGSSDDIAKVKAKYIATYKTYVRGLALIESLIEKLNAKKKSSSSSLPIHLPPCDTEIFSGDYKSWPTFRDMFSALYKDNEHISNIQKMYYLMQKTEGEARDIIKTCPITNEGFQMAWQNLVDRYENKRVLVNAQLKILFNLAPVLKESGPSIKQLQRTMSDCITNLSLLGIDTKNWDVIFVFICSTRLPEVTLGHWEQSQGSSSDLPKWETMDKFLTARYQTLESVFDIKGAHNISTSSGPSYVRKPTSPKRKSITNNNGNRSFKSFSTTIPSNPQQKCPLCSESHPLRLCEEFLQMSVNNRLETVKRLKCCTNCLASSHTFSNCKSSNICFFCKQKHHSHLHRRESSAQVSRDSSSRPGMTRDMGNPARSASDDVPSTSEAARSLQTFATAMETSQFSTVLLGTTVVDLCCHGVKCSARALIDPASQATFISRKLQKKLALPIFPVTSANIVGLNGTISAKSTNVCRISLCSPIDPTFELSTDAYVVDKLTGRLPTYSLSQLLDVDLPEVTMCDLKCSHMDLLLGGDIYSRIMHTDVHKHPNGDLIAQKSVFGWIVTGKVSQTKPLQSVVSFYSHIELNDQLARFWEIEDVPKVCTMSEEDRWCEELYLRTTYRNDNGRYVVSLPFKREYPKDLQLGLSRNIAISQFKRNESRLMRNPELKIQYDRVLQEYADLGHMTMVDENKVNSSNTVYYLPHHAVFKPDSATTKLRVVFNASSVTSNGVSLNNVLYTGPVLQANLIVLILRWRLFRFVFNADIEKMYRQILIHPDQALYQRIVFRLAPDDIIQDFELNTVTFGVNCAPYLAIRTLLRLADDVEGEFPTAAEIIRSQMYVDDILAGAHSLDDAMKSRDELMEVLGSAGFNLRKWTSNVQGLLLDLPPEYLLDNDFLNISNESTAKTLGLRWNAGKDVFFFKLVSAPTRSSVTKRAVLSAIAKLFDPAGWLAPKIIVAKIIMQQIWKDKTDWDECLKPMTLNRWFAFLDDYSEIERIEIPRWVGFSPDHEVQLHAFCDASEKAYAASLYVRIKNAPGDYVTHLLAARTKVAPIKVESLPRLELCGATLLADMVETIRSELSLPEIETFYWTDSTIVLSWLQKPPCHWPTFVANRVANISTKIGTSNWHHVLSHDNPADIASRGSSARDLLTNNLWWKGPAWLCRPRSEWPKSTFRIMTNLETKPIQVNLNQLSPPEDILARFSDLSRALRVLSYVFRFFHRIHQKFKSTQTHSSFNLEQGEINFVKGRLVVLCQRRHFPEYVALENNTQLSRKSPLLNFNPFIDSVGFMRMNGRLARSPTLTYDERFPKILPYDARFTRLYLEYIHKNTVHGENALMLRLMRLEFWVPRLKNLVRTIIHNCRACVLFRKKTVDQIMAALPPERTTLSRPFTCTGVDFAGPFDIKTYIGRGCRITKGYVLVFVCFATKAIHLEATNDMSTDCFIAAFTRFFSRRGCPSKMFSDNGTSFVGASNVLGRDQARFLAEVKQNLISLNAFQLLEWKFIPPGAPHMGGLWEAGVKSFKTHLKKVSHAQKFTFEEFSTMLARIEACLNSRPLSPMSDNPNDLAPLTPGHFLIGSALLSPPEPDTAIESLSYVNRWQKLKVLSHSFAKRWKEEYLVELHKRNKWKFPQRDFAVGDLVVIRKDNLPPPEWKVGRIEKIYLGPDNKVRVVDIRVGNCTITRPVVKLVLLPVDGQN from the coding sequence atgtCTGATATcaagaatttgattaaaagcgcAGACCGCTTAATTGATTTGGATATGTTCGTGACTTCGCTCAAGGAGGATGATCACACCGTCCACAGCCTCAACATTCATAAACAGGAAATTATTCGACTTTGGGAGAATTTCCGTGAAATTTATGAGGAATTGTGTGACACTATGGGTTCTAGTGATGATATTGCCAAAGTTAAGGCAAAATATATCGCAACATATAAGACGTATGTGCGTGGACTAGCCCTTATTGAGTCTTTAATTGAAAAGCTCAATGCGAAGAAGAAGTCGTCTAGTTCATCCCTTCCAATTCACCTTCCCCCTTGTGATACTGAGATTTTTTCTGGTGATTATAAATCTTGGCCTACGTTCAGAGACATGTTCTCTGCCCTATATAAAGATAATGAACATATCAGTaatattcagaaaatgtatTATCTGATGCAAAAGACGGAAGGTGAAGCCCGCGATATAATCAAAACATGTCCGATTACTAATGAGGGTTTTCAGATGGCTTGGCAAAATTTAGTCGATCGTTATGAGAACAAAAGGGTTCTTGTAAACGCCcaactcaagattttattcaatCTTGCACCCGTTTTAAAGGAATCTGGCCCCTCTATTAAGCAATTGCAGCGTACTATGAGCGACTGCATAACTAATTTGTCTCTTTTGGGCATTGATACGAAGAATTGGGACgttatatttgttttcatatgttccacCCGTCTTCCTGAAGTTACCCTAGGACATTGGGAGCAATCTCAAGGGTCAAGTTCTGACCTACCTAAATGGGAAACAATGGATAAGTTCTTGACTGCTCGGTATCAGACCCTTGAGTCCGTCTTTGACATTAAAGGCGCCCATAATATTTCGACGTCTTCTGGTCCGAGTTATGTAAGGAAACCTACTAGCCCAAAGAGAAAGTCAATTACTAATAATAATGGTAATAGAAGTTTTAAGAGCTTCTCTACTACTATACCATCTAATCCTCAGCAGAAATGTCCTCTTTGTTCCGAATCGCATCCCCTACGATTATGCGAAGAATTTCTTCAAATGTCGGTTAACAATCGATTGGAAACAGTCAAGCGACTCAAATGTTGCACGAATTGTCTGGCTTCGTCGCACACTTTTAGCAATTGTAAGAgctcaaatatatgtttcttctGCAAACAAAAACATCATTCTCACTTGCATAGAAGGGAATCCTCAGCACAAGTAAGTCGAGATTCGAGCTCACGACCTGGAATGACCCGCGATATGGGAAATCCAGCCCGATCAGCTTCTGACGATGTTCCTTCTACATCAGAGGCTGCCCGTTCGTTGCAAACTTTTGCAACTGCTATGGAAACATCACAGTTTTCTACAGTTCTTTTGGGAACTACTGTGGTAGATTTGTGTTGTCATGGCGTGAAGTGTTCTGCTAGAGCATTGATCGATCCTGcctcgcaagcaacttttatttCCCGAAAGTTGCAAAAGAAACTTGCTTTGCCGATATTCCCAGTTACTTCTGCGAATATTGTTGGCCTAAACGGCACGATATCGGCGAAGTCTACTAATGTTTGTAGGATCTCTTTGTGCTCCCCTATTGACCCAACTTTTGAGTTGTCGACAGATGCGTATGTGGTTGACAAGTTAACTGGTCGTTTGCCTACTTATTCATTGTCACAGCTACTAGATGTAGATCTGCCCGAAGTCACGATGTGTGATCTAAAGTGTTCTCATATGGACCTTTTACTGGGTGGTGATATATATTCTCGGATAATGCATACTGATGTTCATAAGCACCCTAATGGTGATCTTATTGCCCAGAAATCAGTTTTCGGTTGGATCGTGACTGGCAAAGTCTCCCAAACCAAGCCCCTACAGTCGGTGGTATCATTTTACAGCCACATAGAGTTGAATGATCAACTTGCTAGGTTTTGGGAAATCGAAGATGTACCGAAAGTATGCACTATGTCAGAAGAGGATAGATGGTGTGAGGAATTATACCTACGAACGACTTATCGTAATGATAATGGTCGATATGTTGTTTCACTGCCTTTTAAGCGTGAATACCCCAAAGATTTGCAACTTGGTTTGTCCCGGAATATTGCCATTTCTCAATTTAAGCGAAATGAGTCGCGGTTAATGAGAAATCCCGAGCTGAAGATTCAGTATGACAGGGTACTACAAGAGTACGCTGATTTGGGACATATGACCATGGTTGATGAGAATAAGGTAAATTCTTCTAATACTGTGTATTATTTACCCCATCACGCTGTTTTCAAGCCTGACAGCGCCACCACTAAATTACGTGTGGTGTTTAATGCTTCCAGTGTCACTTCTAATGGCGTTAGTCTTAATAACGTATTGTATACTGGACCCGTTCTACAAGCAAATCTAATTGTTTTGATTCTCCGATGGAGATTATTTAGATTTGTCTTCAATGCCGACATCGAGAAGATGTATAGGCAAATTCTGATTCATCCCGATCAGGCGTTATATCAGCGAATTGTTTTCCGTCTAGCCCCTGATGATATAATCCAAGATTTCGAATTGAACACGGTCACATTTGGTGTGAACTGTGCCCCATATCTTGCTATTCGGACCCTACTTAGACTTGCTGATGACGTCGAGGGTGAGTTCCCGACTGCTGCGGAGATAATACGTTCGCAGATGTATGTCGATGACATTTTGGCAGGAGCTCACAGTTTAGATGATGCCATGAAGAGCCGTGATGAACTTATGGAAGTTCTAGGTTCTGCTGGGTTTAATCTAAGAAAATGGACTTCTAATGTGCAGGGTCTTTTGTTAGATTTACCCCCCGAATATTTATTGGATAATGACTTTTTGAATATTTCCAATGAAAGTACCGCCAAGACTCTGGGTTTACGTTGGAACGCTGGAAAAgatgttttctttttcaagttggtTTCAGCCCCTACTAGATCTTCCGTCACCAAACGAGCTGTTTTGTCTGCGATAGCTAAATTGTTCGATCCAGCAGGTTGGCTGGCCCCTAAGATAATAGTTGCTAAGAttataatgcaacaaatttggAAGGATAAAACAGATTGGGACGAATGTTTGAAACCCATGACTCTGAATAGATGGTTTGCGTTTTTGGACGATTATAGTGAAATCGAACGGATAGAGATCCCCCGATGGGTTGGTTTCAGCCCAGACCATGAAGTTCAGCTTCATGCATTTTGTGATGCTTCTGAGAAAGCATATGCGGCTTCACTATACGTCCGAATTAAAAACGCCCCTGGTGATTATGTCACGCATCTGCTCGCAGCACGAACTAAGGTAGCGCCAATCAAGGTTGAATCCTTGCCCCGTTTAGAGCTCTGCGGTGCAACTCTATTGGCTGATATGGTTGAGACTATTCGCTCCGAGCTGAGTCTCCCAGAAATTGAGACATTCTATTGGACTGATTCGACGATAGTTTTGTCGTGGCTTCAGAAGCCCCCGTGCCACTGGCCTACGTTTGTTGCGAATCGAGTAGCTAACATCTCTACGAAAATCGGTACTAGTAATTGGCATCATGTTCTGTCACACGATAACCCCGCTGATATAGCCTCGAGAGGTTCTTCAGCGCGCGATCTTCTAACAAATAACCTTTGGTGGAAAGGTCCCGCTTGGTTATGTCGCCCTCGCTCCGAATGGCCAAAATCTACGTTTAGAATCATGACGAATCTTGAAACTAAACCGATTCAAGTCAATTTGAACCAATTATCCCCTCCTGAGGATATTTTGGCCCGTTTCTCTGATTTATCCAGAGCCCTAAGAGTTTTGTCATATGTATTCAGATTCTTTCATCGAATACACCAGAAGTTTAAATCGACACAGACGCATTCATCCTTCAACTTGGAACAGGGTGAGATCAACTTTGTGAAAGGTCGTCTTGTTGTCCTCTGCCAGCGTCGACATTTCCCTGAATATGTGGCGCTGGAGAACAATACGCAGTTATCTCGAAAGAGCCCTCTGTTGAATTTCAATCCGTTTATAGATTCTGTTGGATTTATGCGGATGAATGGTAGACTTGCGCGTTCCCCTACTCTCACCTATGACGAGAGATTCCCCAAAATTCTACCCTATGATGCCCGGTTTACCAGATTGTACCTGGAGTACATTCACAAGAATACGGTGCATGGTGAAAATGCATTAATGTTGAGATTAATGAGATTGGAATTTTGGGTACCCAGATTGAAGAATCTCGTAAGGACAATCATCCATAATTGCCGTGCATGCGTATTGTTTCGGAAGAAAACTGTAGACCAAATTATGGCCGCTCTTCCCCCTGAGAGAACTACACTGTCTCGCCCGTTTACATGCACTGGAGTCGACTTTGCAGGCCCCTTTGATATAAAGACCTACATTGGTAGAGGTTGCCGTATCACTAAGGGATATGTGCTTGTGTTTGTCTGCTTTGCGACTAAGGCAATTCATTTGGAGGCGACAAATGACATGTCGACTGAttgttttattgctgcattcacCCGATTTTTCTCCCGAAGAGGCTGCCCTTCTAAGATGTTTTCGGATAATGGGACATCTTTTGTAGGAGCTTCTAATGTTCTTGGTAGAGACCAAGCACGATTTCTCGCTGAAGTgaagcaaaatcttatttcgcttAACGCCTTCCAATTATTagaatggaaatttattccccCTGGTGCGCCACATATGGGTGGTCTTTGGGAGGCAGGAGTTAAGAGTTTCAAGACTCATCTTAAGAAAGTGTCTCACGCTCAGAAGTTTACTTTTGAAGAGTTCAGCACAATGCTAGCTAGAATCGAGGCATGCCTTAATTCTAGGCCCCTTAGTCCTATGAGCGATAATCCAAACGATTTGGCTCCTTTGACCCCAGGACACTTCCTTATAGGTTCTGCCCTTCTCTCCCCACCGGAGCCCGACACGGCAATTGAGTCGTTAAGTTATGTGAATAGATGGCAGAAACTTAAGGTCCTTTCTCACTCTTTCGCCAAAAGGTGGAAAGAGGAATATCTCGTTGAACTCCATAAGCGAAATAAGTGGAAATTTCCTCAAAGAGATTTTGCCGTTGGTGACCTGGTAGTAATCAGGAAAGATAATTTGCCTCCACCAGAGTGGAAAGTAGGTAGAATCGAAAAGATCTACTTAGGCCCCGACAACAAAGTGCGAGTTGTTGACATCAGGGTTGGAAATTGTACTATTACAAGGCCCGTTGTCAAACTCGTACTACTACCTGTTGATGGacaaaattaa
- the LOC142241503 gene encoding uncharacterized protein LOC142241503, producing the protein MSGPSRRLTNERPEADKDVTQRTKKGSEVRCKICLQPHVLRLCPRFRAMDSAKRRRTVMKLGFCFNCLAESHKRLNCKSRERCMECCGEHHTMLHPRFVGKRENHPSAVASRPQNSRKATEKPKPMKKTPRRDTHQRRSLDARSNTNAANSMSTNPESHQPRAAGGRCTCGHNPVNTSTVSPNTGSGPATIVIHVHSGSH; encoded by the coding sequence ATGTCTGGCCCATCACGTCGTCTCACAAATGAACGCCCTGAGGCAGATAAAGACGTCACCCAACGCACGAAGAAGGGTAGTGAGGTGCGGTGTAAGATATGTTTGCAGCCTCACGTACTTCGTCTCTGTCCTCGTTTTCGTGCGATGGATTCGGCAAAACGTCGGAGAACAGTGATGAAGCTCGGCTTTTGCTTCAACTGCTTGGCGGAGTCCCATAAACGCTTGAATTGCAAGAGCCGTGAAAGATGTATGGAATGCTGTGGTGAGCACCATACGATGCTCCACCCGAGGTTTGTTGGGAAGCGTGAAAATCACCCCAGTGCCGTCGCTAGCCGACCCCAGAATTCTAGGAAGGCCACGGAAAAACCTAAACCTATGAAGAAAACTCCACGACGAGACACCCACCAAAGGCGCTCGCTAGATGCTCGTAGCAACACCAATGCAGCCAATAGTATGTCGACAAATCCGGAATCGCATCAACCTCGAGCCGCCGGCGGACGATGCACCTGTGGTCACAATCCGGTCAACACTTCCACTGTTAGCCCCAACACCGGCAGTGGACCTGCTACGATTGTGATTCACGTCCATTCTGGGTcccattga